From Nomascus leucogenys isolate Asia unplaced genomic scaffold, Asia_NLE_v1 001508F_33807_qpd_obj, whole genome shotgun sequence, one genomic window encodes:
- the LOC115834157 gene encoding PTB-containing, cubilin and LRP1-interacting protein, which yields MQFLSGCTEKPVIELWKKHTLAREDVFPANALLEIRPFQVWLHHLDHKGEATVHMDTFQVARIAYCTADHNVSPNIFAWVYREINDDLSYQMDCHAVECESKLEAKKLAHAMMEAFRKTFHSMKSDGRIHSNSSSEEVSQELESDDG from the coding sequence ATGCAATTTTTGTCAGGCTGCACAGAAAAGCCAGTCATTGAGCTCTGGAAGAAGCACACACTAGCCCGAGAGGATGTCTTTCCAGCCAATGCCCTCCTGGAAATCCGGCCATTCCAAGTGTGGCTCCATCACCTCGACCACAAAGGGGAGGCCACAGTGCACATGGATACCTTCCAGGTGGCCCGCATCGCCTACTGCACCGCCGACCACAACGTGAGCCCCAACATCTTCGCCTGGGTCTACAGGGAGATCAATGACGACCTGTCCTACCAGATGGACTGCCACGCCGTGGAGTGCGAGAGCAAGCTCGAGGCCAAGAAACTGGCCCACGCCATGATGGAGGCCTTCAGGAAGACTTTCCACAGTATGAAGAGCGACGGGCGGATCCACAGCAACAGCTCCTCCGAAGAGGTTTCCCAGGAATTGGAATCCGATGATGGCTGA